Proteins from a single region of Pseudomonas phenolilytica:
- a CDS encoding TetR/AcrR family transcriptional regulator, with translation MTLSAHDERLLKALAVAIVDRPRATLKELAEAAGVSKATLHRFCGTRDNLVEMLMSYGERVLNQVISDCELQTTEPLIALRRLIHEHLTHREILVFLMFQYRPDSLDPAVDGRWQPYSDALDAFFLRGQQAGVLRIDITAAVFTELFLALIYGMVDAERRGRAARSSSAGMLERMFLDGAAITR, from the coding sequence ATGACGCTATCTGCTCATGATGAACGACTCCTCAAAGCGCTGGCCGTGGCCATCGTCGATCGCCCGCGCGCGACGCTGAAGGAGCTGGCGGAAGCAGCCGGCGTGAGCAAGGCGACGCTGCATCGTTTTTGCGGCACGCGTGACAATCTGGTGGAGATGCTCATGAGCTACGGCGAGCGCGTGCTCAACCAGGTGATCAGCGATTGCGAGCTGCAAACCACCGAGCCGCTGATCGCGCTGCGCAGGCTCATCCACGAGCACCTGACGCATCGCGAGATTCTGGTCTTCCTGATGTTCCAGTATCGCCCGGACAGCCTTGACCCGGCTGTCGACGGCCGCTGGCAGCCCTACAGCGATGCGCTGGACGCCTTCTTTCTCCGCGGGCAGCAGGCCGGGGTGCTGCGTATCGACATCACTGCGGCGGTCTTCACCGAACTCTTTCTCGCACTGATCTACGGCATGGTCGATGCCGAGCGCCGCGGGCGTGCGGCCAGGTCCAGTTCCGCGGGCATGCTGGAACGGATGTTCCTCGATGGCGCAGCCATAACCCGCTGA
- a CDS encoding SDR family oxidoreductase, which produces MNNPDRPVVVICGASAGVGRATAHVFAAAGYSIGLVARSDEGLALTLEELQPYEVATLAISADVADAEQLNTAAQRFEAELGPVDVWINSAMVTVFAPVDQLLPEEIRRVTEVTYLGTVHGTLAALELMRPRNRGLIIQVGSALAYRAIPLQSAYCGAKFAVRGFTDSLRCELIHHASKIRLCMVQLPAMNTPQFDWARNKLGKRVQPVPPIHDPYVAARAIFNVVNAPPRELWLGAPTIKAIIGTLFFPGLLDRLLARGAWSGQMSGDTELAQQAGNLFEPVNGLHDARGRFDRNSRQRAWGLSSSHVIAVLIVATALVALLIP; this is translated from the coding sequence ATGAACAACCCTGACCGTCCGGTCGTCGTGATCTGCGGTGCCAGCGCCGGCGTCGGGCGCGCCACCGCGCATGTTTTCGCCGCTGCCGGTTATTCCATCGGCCTGGTGGCACGCAGCGACGAGGGGCTGGCGCTGACGCTGGAAGAGTTACAGCCGTACGAGGTCGCGACGCTGGCGATCAGTGCGGACGTGGCCGACGCGGAACAACTGAACACCGCTGCGCAGCGATTCGAAGCCGAACTCGGCCCGGTGGACGTCTGGATCAACTCGGCGATGGTGACGGTATTCGCCCCGGTCGACCAATTGCTGCCGGAAGAGATACGGCGTGTCACCGAAGTGACCTACCTGGGCACCGTGCACGGCACGCTGGCGGCGCTTGAACTGATGCGTCCGCGCAACCGCGGCCTGATCATCCAGGTCGGCTCGGCGCTGGCCTATCGGGCCATCCCGCTGCAATCGGCCTATTGCGGCGCGAAGTTCGCGGTGCGTGGCTTTACCGACTCGCTGAGGTGCGAACTCATTCATCACGCCAGCAAGATCAGGCTGTGCATGGTCCAGCTGCCGGCGATGAACACACCCCAGTTCGACTGGGCGCGCAACAAGCTCGGCAAGCGCGTCCAACCGGTCCCACCGATCCACGATCCCTACGTCGCGGCGCGAGCCATCTTCAACGTGGTGAATGCCCCACCGCGCGAGCTATGGCTCGGAGCGCCGACCATCAAGGCGATCATCGGCACGCTGTTCTTTCCGGGCCTGCTCGATCGACTGCTGGCGCGCGGTGCCTGGTCCGGCCAGATGAGCGGCGACACGGAGTTGGCGCAACAGGCGGGCAACCTGTTCGAGCCGGTCAACGGGCTGCACGACGCGCGCGGCCGGTTCGATCGCAATTCGCGCCAGCGCGCGTGGGGCCTGAGTTCAAGCCATGTCATCGCCGTGTTGATCGTCGCCACAGCGCTGGTGGCCTTGTTGATTCCGTAG